A single genomic interval of Triplophysa rosa unplaced genomic scaffold, Trosa_1v2 scaffold188_ERROPOS186695, whole genome shotgun sequence harbors:
- the LOC130549853 gene encoding pyrroline-5-carboxylate reductase 1, mitochondrial-like isoform X2, translating into MSVGFIGAGQLAHALVKGFAAAGVIATHRITASSPDRDLPTVIGLKKMGAYFTTSNKETVNKSDVLFLAVKPHIIPFVLDEIGPDIEERHLIVSCAAGVTISSIEKKLLQYRPAPKVMRCMTNTPVVVREGATVYATGTHAEVEDGKLLEQLMASVGYCTEVEEDLIDAVTGLSGSGPAYAFTAVDALADGGVKMGLPRRLAVRLGAQALLGAAKMLLESEQHPGELKDNVASPGGATIHALHVMESGGFRSLLINAVEASCIRTRELQHLADQEKISPAAIKKTTLDKVLQQPGVTAAGVGVRTGLSLLNNPSKHKKH; encoded by the exons GTGTAATAGCCACTCACAGGATAACAGCGAGCTCTCCAGACAGAGATCTGCCCACTGTCATCGGACTCAAA AAAATGGGAGCATACTTCACCACCAGTAATAAAGAGACCGTGAATAAGAGTGACGTTCTCTTCCTTGCTGTCAAGCCTCATATTATTCCATTTGTTTTGGATGAGATCGGACCGGACATTGAAGAACGACATCTCATTGTGTCTTGTGCGGCCGGGGTCACCATCAGCTCCATAGAAAAG AAGCTGCTGCAGTACCGGCCGGCGCCGAAAGTCATGCGCTGTATGACCAACACTCCAGTGGTGGTGCGAGAAGGAGCGACGGTGTACGCTACAGGAACTCACGCTGAGGTGGAGGATGGCAAACTCCTGGAACAGCTTATGGCCAGCGTGGGTTACTGTACGGAGGTGGAAGAGGACCTGATCGATGCCGTCACGGGGCTCAGTGGCAGCGGACCGGCATAC GCGTTCACAGCGGTTGATGCTCTCGCTGACGGGGGGGTGAAGATGGGATTGCCCAGAAGGCTTGCTGTGCGTCTGGGAGCTCAGGCTCTGCTG GGGGCAGCGAAAATGCTCTTGGAGTCCGAGCAACATCCCGGAGAGCTGAAGGATAACGTGGCGTCACCTGGAGGAGCAACGATCCACGCGCTACACGTGATGGAGAGCGGAGGCTTCCGTAGCCTCCTGATCAACGCTGTAGAGGCGTCATGTATTAGAACCAG AGAGCTTCAGCACTTGGCTGATCAGGAGAAGATTTCTCCAGCTGCTATCAAAAAGACAACTCTGGATAAAGTTCTTCAGCAGCCTGGTGTGACAGCAGCAGGTGTCGGGGTCCGGACAGGTCTCAGTCTCCTGAACAACCCGTCCAAACACAAGAAACACTGA
- the LOC130549853 gene encoding pyrroline-5-carboxylate reductase 1, mitochondrial-like isoform X3, which yields MGAYFTTSNKETVNKSDVLFLAVKPHIIPFVLDEIGPDIEERHLIVSCAAGVTISSIEKKLLQYRPAPKVMRCMTNTPVVVREGATVYATGTHAEVEDGKLLEQLMASVGYCTEVEEDLIDAVTGLSGSGPAYAFTAVDALADGGVKMGLPRRLAVRLGAQALLGAAKMLLESEQHPGELKDNVASPGGATIHALHVMESGGFRSLLINAVEASCIRTRELQHLADQEKISPAAIKKTTLDKVLQQPGVTAAGVGVRTGLSLLNNPSKHKKH from the exons ATGGGAGCATACTTCACCACCAGTAATAAAGAGACCGTGAATAAGAGTGACGTTCTCTTCCTTGCTGTCAAGCCTCATATTATTCCATTTGTTTTGGATGAGATCGGACCGGACATTGAAGAACGACATCTCATTGTGTCTTGTGCGGCCGGGGTCACCATCAGCTCCATAGAAAAG AAGCTGCTGCAGTACCGGCCGGCGCCGAAAGTCATGCGCTGTATGACCAACACTCCAGTGGTGGTGCGAGAAGGAGCGACGGTGTACGCTACAGGAACTCACGCTGAGGTGGAGGATGGCAAACTCCTGGAACAGCTTATGGCCAGCGTGGGTTACTGTACGGAGGTGGAAGAGGACCTGATCGATGCCGTCACGGGGCTCAGTGGCAGCGGACCGGCATAC GCGTTCACAGCGGTTGATGCTCTCGCTGACGGGGGGGTGAAGATGGGATTGCCCAGAAGGCTTGCTGTGCGTCTGGGAGCTCAGGCTCTGCTG GGGGCAGCGAAAATGCTCTTGGAGTCCGAGCAACATCCCGGAGAGCTGAAGGATAACGTGGCGTCACCTGGAGGAGCAACGATCCACGCGCTACACGTGATGGAGAGCGGAGGCTTCCGTAGCCTCCTGATCAACGCTGTAGAGGCGTCATGTATTAGAACCAG AGAGCTTCAGCACTTGGCTGATCAGGAGAAGATTTCTCCAGCTGCTATCAAAAAGACAACTCTGGATAAAGTTCTTCAGCAGCCTGGTGTGACAGCAGCAGGTGTCGGGGTCCGGACAGGTCTCAGTCTCCTGAACAACCCGTCCAAACACAAGAAACACTGA